The Vibrio sp. 16 genome segment TCGCTGCTCATCTAAGTCAAATGACAGTGACACTTCGGCGTCGCGTTTAACGCCTTCGACCGACTCCACTAAGCGCTTAAAGAGACTAATTTGAATAATGCCTTCAACATCTAGTCGCTTCTGGGCAGCGCGCATTGGATCAATCGTACGCGGTATTTTTACCTTTTGCATAGGGCGCGAATTCTATCTTCCAAATCGTTTATAGTCAAAGAAAAAGGGCAAAAAAGTGGACTTTTTTTCCTTTCCAGCGAGAGAGCTAGTATCACAACCATAATATCGATTAAGCTCACACTAACCCGCTGTTAGATTGTAAATTAAAATGCCAAATTACCAACTAGTTTTAGCCTCTACCTCGCCGTATCGCGCCCAACTGCTCAATAAACTTGCAGTTCCATTTGTTACAGCTAGCCCTGATTTCGATGAAACGCCGTTAGATAACGAAACACCTTTTGAGCTCGTCAAACGCTTAGCCATAGGCAAAGCGAACTCCTGTCAAACACCACAAGCAAGCTTGGTTATTGGCAGCGATCAAGTCTGCGTTATCGATGGAAAAATTATCGGTAAGCCTCATACTCGTGAAAAGGCTATCGAGCAATTAACTCAACAAAGCGGGAAGTCTATACAGTTTTTTACTGGGCTAGCCGTTTATAACAGTGTTTCGGGTGAAACGCAGGCTCTGGTCGATACATTTACCGTCCATTTTCGTTCCCTCTCTCAACACCAAATAGAAAGCTATGTTGATAAAGAGGAACCTTTTAACTGCGCTGGCAGCTTTAAAAGTGAGGGCTTAGGTATTGCGCTTTTTGAAAGACTTGAGGGCAAAGATCCCAACACCTTAGTCGGCTTACCTCTTATAGACCTGATCGATATGCTAGAGAAGCAAGGGCTAAACATACTCTAGGGTAAAGAAAAGGGCTGACGCCTTGCGTCAGCCCTTGATGAATCGAGCTAATTACTTTGTCTATAGCTTTCGCAATCCTGCCAACACTCGTTCAAGCTTCGCTTCCATAGGTGCGTTGATTTCCATCCATTCATCGTTGGACGGATGTTGGAACTTGATATTGGCCGCGTGTAGGAACAAACGATCCAACCCCACCTTACCCGTGTAGGCATCGAAACGTCTGTCACCATAACGATCATCCCAAGCGATCGGATGACCCGTGTATTGAGTATGTACTCGGATTTGGTGTGTGCGGCCCGTAATTGGACTCGCTTGAACAAGCGTTGCATCCGAAAACTTCTCGATGATTTTAAATCGAGTTTCCGACGCTTTGCCATTTGGGTTAACGCGGACAATGCTGTTTACTTCATTTTTTAACAGAGGCGCGTTAACAACCTTACAGCTGCTCTTCCATTGCCCCATGACCAAAGCAAAGTAAAACTTCTTCACCGTTTTCTCTCTGAACTGCGCTTGCAAATGGCGCAGAGCAGAACGCTTTTTAGCCACCAACAAAATACCTGAAGTATCACGGTCAATACGATGCACGAGTTCAAGAAAACGCGCTTTAGGGCGTAACGCGCGCAGAGCTTCAATGGCGCCAAACTTAAGCCCACTGCCGCCATGCACCGCCGTTCCCGATGGTTTATTCAATATGAGCATATGATCGTCTTCATAAATAATCATATGCTCTAGTTCTGCAACCTTGTTTAGTTTGGTGCTCGGGGCAATTTCGTCGGTTTTTTCTTCCATCGTTACCGGTGGAATGCGGACTAAATCCCCAGCTTGAAGCTTATATTCTGCTTTGACGCGTTTTTTGTTTACACGCACTTCTCCCTTACGCAAGATTCGATAAACCATGCTTTTAGGGATACTTTTCAATTGGTTGCGTAAGAAATTATCAATACGCTGACCTGCCATGTCGTCGTCAATATCGACAAACTGGACTTTTGTTCTTATTTCGCTCATGCGGTTATTCTATCACTCAAAGTTGCGTGATTTCACATTTTCTTCGCAACAAACTGGAATTTCACTCGATAAGAATGAGTTCAAATTCTACTCCGAATAAAAATCCACCAATTTAATTACAATTTTCAAAAAACTGGCTGTTAGCGCTTCCAAAACAGATACTTATGAAAAATAAAAACAGCTTTTTTAGCGTTTTATTATAAAGCAGATTGCTGAGTTTATTGGGTACTGCTATAGTTCACACCTGCAATAAAGGATTCGGTTGCATTTTAATCAAACCCAATCATTTTAAAGCAAGTTAAATGAGTAGCTCGCTAATTTACCAAAATGCCGCACACGGCGTAAGACATTTTCGAAACTAGCAAATCTTGTTGCCCTACTCATAACTCATTCACGTTGAGTATTTACCGCCAACTATGCGGCTCACAAGCGATCAAATAGCTTGTGAGGCTGAAGTGCCCCAGAGCATCCCTCCAGCCGGGAGGCTGCAACGTAATAAGCCATGGGATCAGGCACCGTGAAAGAGAAAAACGGCAACAAGAAAAACAAAAAAATGACAACGAGATTTATCAATGAAAAGAATGTTAATCAACGCGACTCAAAAAGAAGAGTTGCGTGTCGCTTTGGTTGATGGCCAGCGACTTTTCGATCTAGATATCGAAAGTCCAGGTCATGAATCGAAAAAAGCGAATATCTACAAAGGACGTATCACCCGCATCGAACCAAGTCTAGAAGCAGCCTTCGTTGACTACGGTGCAGAAAGACACGGTTTCCTCCCTCTTAAAGAAATTGCCCGCGAATACTTCCCTGAAGGATACACATATCAAGGCCGTCCTAGCATTAAAGAAGTGCTAACCGAAGGCCAAGAAGTGATCGTACAAGTCGAAAAAGAAGAACGTGGCAGCAAAGGCGCTGCACTTACAACGTTTATTTCTCTTGCGGGTAGCTACCTTGTTCTTATGCCTAACAACCCTCGAGCTGGCGGTATTTCTCGTCGTATCGAAGGTGATGAGCGCACACAGCTGAAAGCTGCATTAAGTACTCTAGAACTGCCTCAAGGCATGGGTCTAATCGTACGTACTGCTGGCGTAGGCAAGAGCGCAGAAGAGCTAGAGTGGGATTTGAATGTACTCCTTAACCATTGGGGTGCGATCAAGCAAGCATCAGACTCAAATGCGGCGCCTTTCTTGATTCACCAAGAAAGTAACGTCATTGTTCGTGCTATCCGAGACTACCTACGTCGTGATATCGGCGAAATCCTTATCGACAGCAACACAATTTACGAGCGCGCACTTGAGCACATCCGCCTTGTTCGCCCAGACTTCGTGAACCGTGTTAAGAAATACGACGGTGAAGTACCACTCTTTAGCCACTACCAAATCGAAAGCCAAATCGAATCTGCTTTCCAACGTGAAGTTCGCCTTCCTTCTGGTGGCTCAATCGTTATCGACCCAACAGAAGCGCTGACTTCTATTGATATCAACTCCGCTCGCGCAACAAAGGGTGGTGATATCGAAGAAACGGCTTTAAACACAAACCTTGAAGCAGCCGATGAAATTGCTCGTCAGCTACGTCTTCGTGACTTAGGTGGTCTAGTTGTTATCGACTTTATCGATATGACGCCAGTTCGCCACCAACGTGAAGTTGAAAACCGTCTGCGTGATGCCGTCCGTATGGATCGTGCACGCGTACAAATTGGCCGTATTTCTCGCTTTGGCTTGCTTGAAATGTCACGCCAACGCCTAAGCCCTTCTCTTGCGGAAGCAAGTCACCATATCTGTCCTCGCTGTACAGGTACTGGTGTGGTTCGTGATAACGAATCATTAGCGCTTTCTGTTCTTCGTTTAATCGAAGAAGAGGCATTGAAAGACAATACTGCGCAAGTTTTGGCTGTAGTGCCTGTTCCAATCGCTTCTTACCTTCTCAATGAAAAGCGTCGTTCAGTGAACCACATCGAACGTACACAAGAAGTTAAGATCACGGTTGTTCCAAACTCAGAGATGGAAACGCCTCACTTCGACGTAATCCGTGTTCGTGAAGGTGAAGAGTTCGATCTGCTGTCTTACCTACTTCCTAAGAAACTGGAAGCAATGAAAGAAGCTGAAGGTCGTGAAGTGTCAGAAGTAGACGCGAAACCAAAGAAACTGGAAGAACCGGTTCTTAAAGGCTTCGCATCTCCGGCTCAATCTGCGCCAACACCGCCTAAACCAACGCCTAAAGCAAAAGAAAGCAAACCTGCTATTGCTGAAGAATCGAAACCTGGTTTAGTAAGCCGCTTCTTCAAAGCGCTCGGTAGTTTCCTATTTGGCTCAGGTGCTGAAGAAGAAAAGGTTGAAGAGAAACAGGCAAAATCGGATAAGAAGGACGGCCAACGCAACAATCGCAACCGTCGAAATCGTAACGATAACCGTCGCCGTAATTCTCGCGACAACCGTAACGAAAACCGTAAAGATAATCGCGACGATAAACGTGATAACAAGCGTAAGCCTCAATCACGTGATGAAGCGACAAGCGATAACAAACAAACCAACGACCGCAAGCAACAAAACCGTAAGCCTAAGCAAGATCGCCGTAACAAGCGTGACGAAGTGAAGACAAACACCAAAGTTGCTGAAGAAGGTCTAAAACTCGCATCTGAAGCACAGCAAGCTGAAAAGCCAAACCGTGCAGAAGAAAAAACGGCTAAAGTTAAAGAGCGTCGTCAACGTCGTAAGCTGAATAAGCAAGTTCGCGTTAAAGACCAGCAGAAAGCGCAAGCAGAAGCAGTCGAAGACGTGAAACAGGTGCAGGCGGAATCAGTCGCCGAAACTGTCGAGCAAGCGGTAGAAGCAGTGGCTTCGGAAGAAGAGCAACAGCCGAAGCAACGTCGCAACCGTCGTTCTCCGCGTCACCTACGTGCAAGTGGTCAACGTCGTCGTCGCGGTCGCGATCGTCGCCCTAACCCATTCCGTCTACGTAAAGGTGGGGTTGCGTCTCCAGAAATGGCAATGGGTAAAGTTATGCCAAGCTATGGCATCACGAAGCCGACACGCAAACCGAAGAAACAACACGCTACTGAAGACACTCAAGTGGCACTTGGCGGTTTTGCTTGCCCTGAAATGGCGATGGGTAAAGTGATCGTGCGTCGTGAGCAACCTGTAGTTGAAGTAGAAGTTGCGCCAATCGTAGAACAACCAAGTGTTGAGGCACCAGTGGTTGAAGTACCTGTCGTTGAAACGCCTGTTGAGAACGAAGCTGTGAGTATTGCTCCAGAGCAGGTTGAAGAAACCGTCGAAGTGATTGCGGAAGCAGTGGCAACTGTGAACTCTGAACAAGCTGAAGCTCCTGTTAAAGAGCAAGAAGCAGAGGTTGAAGAGCATCAGGCTGCTAAGGAAGAGACTGAAATCGTCGTTCCAGCATTCAAAGGACACGCTTCTGCGCCAATGGCAAAAGCACCAGGAACATCAGAGCTAAAAGAGATCACTGTTAACGCAGCGCCTCTACGCACTGAACGTTACCAGTCGAAAGGTGCCGGAAGCCAAGTTGCTCGCAACCAAGCGGGTGCAGCGATGGCTAAGCCACAAAGCTACTAATTTAGTACTCGAACAAGTACTCAAACGAAACAGCTCCTATACTAGGGGCTGTTTTTTTATGTGTAAAAGTCATCACGACTACGTATCTGTTATTAATCACAAATATTAGTCAATATAGGGTTCATTCTTGAACTTAATCACACTTTTCGGTAGCATTCGCCGACTCGAACTGAATTCTGCTCATATCGCTATATCTAACTAGCGGCGTTTACGCTGAGCAATAGCTTTAAACACTCTGCTCTTTTACATTGCATTTTACTTGGTGCTCACTAAAGCTTAATTCAGACTCCTTCTACACACTTAGCAAAACTGAGTAAGCATGTTTGAATTTCCACAATTTTCTAAGCACTCCGTCAAAAACGATGTGCTCTCTGGTCTAACGGTTGCGTTAGCACTGGTTCCTGAAGCGGTTGCATTCGCATTCGTTGCAGGCGTTGACCCTATGGTCGGCTTATACGCTGCCTTCATCGTTGGTTTAATCACCTCAATCTTTGGTGGTCGCCCAGGTATGATCTCTGGTGCAACAGGTGCAATGGCCGTTGTTATGGTTTCATTGGTCGCAACTCACGGTGTTCAATACTTGTTTGCCGCTATCTTACTCGCAGGTATCCTCCAAGTTGCTGCTGGTCTATTTAAGCTTGGTAAGTTCATCCGCATTGTTCCGCACCCTGTAATGATTGGTTTCGTGAACGGTTTAGCTATTGTTATCTTCCTTGCGCAGCTTGGCCAATTTAAAGCGCCGGATCTAACGGGTGCATTGACATGGCTACCGTCTGACCAAATGGTGCTGATGCTAGGTCTGGTTGCACTCACCATGGCGATTATTCACTTCTTACCTAAGTTTACTACTGCCGTTCCATCGTCACTTGTAGCGATTGTCACCGTCACGGCATTGGTTGTTGGTTTGGATCTTGAAACGCGCACCGTTGTCGATTTCCTACGCACGATGTCAGGCGATGAAGCCGCGACACTCGCGGGCTCACTACCGACTTTCTCAATTCCAGCTGTTCCATTTACATTTGAAACGCTGCAAATCATCCTTCCGTACGCCATTATCTTGGCTGCGA includes the following:
- a CDS encoding Maf family protein, yielding MPNYQLVLASTSPYRAQLLNKLAVPFVTASPDFDETPLDNETPFELVKRLAIGKANSCQTPQASLVIGSDQVCVIDGKIIGKPHTREKAIEQLTQQSGKSIQFFTGLAVYNSVSGETQALVDTFTVHFRSLSQHQIESYVDKEEPFNCAGSFKSEGLGIALFERLEGKDPNTLVGLPLIDLIDMLEKQGLNIL
- the rluC gene encoding 23S rRNA pseudouridine(955/2504/2580) synthase RluC, which translates into the protein MSEIRTKVQFVDIDDDMAGQRIDNFLRNQLKSIPKSMVYRILRKGEVRVNKKRVKAEYKLQAGDLVRIPPVTMEEKTDEIAPSTKLNKVAELEHMIIYEDDHMLILNKPSGTAVHGGSGLKFGAIEALRALRPKARFLELVHRIDRDTSGILLVAKKRSALRHLQAQFREKTVKKFYFALVMGQWKSSCKVVNAPLLKNEVNSIVRVNPNGKASETRFKIIEKFSDATLVQASPITGRTHQIRVHTQYTGHPIAWDDRYGDRRFDAYTGKVGLDRLFLHAANIKFQHPSNDEWMEINAPMEAKLERVLAGLRKL
- the rne gene encoding ribonuclease E, with product MKRMLINATQKEELRVALVDGQRLFDLDIESPGHESKKANIYKGRITRIEPSLEAAFVDYGAERHGFLPLKEIAREYFPEGYTYQGRPSIKEVLTEGQEVIVQVEKEERGSKGAALTTFISLAGSYLVLMPNNPRAGGISRRIEGDERTQLKAALSTLELPQGMGLIVRTAGVGKSAEELEWDLNVLLNHWGAIKQASDSNAAPFLIHQESNVIVRAIRDYLRRDIGEILIDSNTIYERALEHIRLVRPDFVNRVKKYDGEVPLFSHYQIESQIESAFQREVRLPSGGSIVIDPTEALTSIDINSARATKGGDIEETALNTNLEAADEIARQLRLRDLGGLVVIDFIDMTPVRHQREVENRLRDAVRMDRARVQIGRISRFGLLEMSRQRLSPSLAEASHHICPRCTGTGVVRDNESLALSVLRLIEEEALKDNTAQVLAVVPVPIASYLLNEKRRSVNHIERTQEVKITVVPNSEMETPHFDVIRVREGEEFDLLSYLLPKKLEAMKEAEGREVSEVDAKPKKLEEPVLKGFASPAQSAPTPPKPTPKAKESKPAIAEESKPGLVSRFFKALGSFLFGSGAEEEKVEEKQAKSDKKDGQRNNRNRRNRNDNRRRNSRDNRNENRKDNRDDKRDNKRKPQSRDEATSDNKQTNDRKQQNRKPKQDRRNKRDEVKTNTKVAEEGLKLASEAQQAEKPNRAEEKTAKVKERRQRRKLNKQVRVKDQQKAQAEAVEDVKQVQAESVAETVEQAVEAVASEEEQQPKQRRNRRSPRHLRASGQRRRRGRDRRPNPFRLRKGGVASPEMAMGKVMPSYGITKPTRKPKKQHATEDTQVALGGFACPEMAMGKVIVRREQPVVEVEVAPIVEQPSVEAPVVEVPVVETPVENEAVSIAPEQVEETVEVIAEAVATVNSEQAEAPVKEQEAEVEEHQAAKEETEIVVPAFKGHASAPMAKAPGTSELKEITVNAAPLRTERYQSKGAGSQVARNQAGAAMAKPQSY